The nucleotide sequence CTTTTCTACTTACAAAACAGCTTGATACCATgcaactaaaaattaattttttatttgtaataattaaaaaattgaaaatttaataaagtttaaaatttagactagtaaaaaaattgattttccattgtattttctgaaatttactTTTCTAAATTAATATGGCTGGGTATATATTAGACTGCCAATCTCAAATTGTTTTGAaacaataaattcaaataaataaattttgttttatgcAATGTTAAAATCAATTCATAAATCTTAGAATAAGCTTTGCATTAAattcaaaaaggatttttctaatttcaaaccagctttaaattaattttatggtttcatattgaaaaatacgtacacggtaaaaacttggACACTGACTAAAATATTgtaacaagttttccttggaaaaaattttttagaatcAATTAGGACCtcgagaagatatttgtttgttcgaaagttttctttacagttttgttacgaaatatacttacaattttattagacttttcttttggaaccgttttgatacggtggaatgtctacaaatttatgttgattttgttttatacaaatttgttcctggaagttgaaatagaatttgttgcactagGCTGTtctgttcccactgtcaggaacaaatcgctatttttttataataacattattcctacatctataacaaatttgttccaaaaattttcagtgtccgtggacgaggtaatttttggaacgaaattgttactcatatggggaaccTTTTTGTTCcattgtcaggaacaaattcgtgtaaaagattccgtcttacagttaaggcctatacttcagtcgagatggatttcgatggcgaaagttcataaggaacatcaaataaaaatcaacttgagagtgttttatacagacgcgtgcatgacgaaatcatatgcgacttcctggcagcaggaggggcagggaatatcgaattaaaaaagtgaaaccatgttgcacgaaaattgccacagattttgGCATCCTCCTCGCTTCATTGATGACGAATGACTGAAGTGTGTGAGAaaggatacgattttatactagacggacttttttttagaacaaatttattactaatattgggtatcttttggtttttcctagaaggtacaaattcattccaaaaattttcggtgtgtGTGGACGAGGTTTTAGAACAAATTCGTTattaatattgattatctttttgagtctcgtaaaatgaacaagattgtgccaaaaattatggtgtccgtggacgagctaatttttggaacaattaTGTGTCGAAATATTTTACCgtgtaagttaaaaaaaataggttagattcattaaaggaataggggaagtggggcagctttgaaattgggcttttttcctatttctaaattaaactaGATCTTATCATGAAATAATTTATGttcacaaaccaattgcgaagctaaataaATTACtctatgataaggctcaattccatttatgaaaattgttatGTAAGTATGAGTATTGGACAGTTTATTACCAAAAgcattttgcttaaaaaattggaaatgtaaaaaaattaaatttatattattaatacgatagtttaaaaaaatccttattTTTGAGCTTCAATATTTACttgcaaatagttggagatttgcaaaaaatatcctaaaaatcTATGCAATTATTAAcgaacataaagaaaaaatctttaGAGTAAGACAAAAAAATCTTAGTCACAGGTGATCCAAGATCCAAtcgtctttaaccctttaacgacgagacactttttacggactgaaaatcagcaataaaaatgaaactggtaaacataatcaatgataagtcttacatctaaccttggaaagtccaacagagtctgattcggtgtattttgtgctactttgaacgatagggacaaaaatagcccaaaaatttaagtaatttttctgacaataccaatgaataatatttttcgttctaatgaaaaatattatgtataagtattgtagtttttattgccaaaaggcttttgcttaaaaaaattggaagtataaaaaataaataaaatcaattatgaatttgagaatttaaaaattcgccatttttgagcttaaatatttattaaatagcaaataattagagacttgcaaaaaatattctagattccttcaaccttctactttataattatgtacagacataagaaaaaaaataactttgtgtagtcaggaaaaattattttctttatgggacacggatgttccaatcgtccttaaagggttaaagtaagaaaaaaatattttccaatgatCAAAAACCCATCTTcaagtgtaaaaataaattattattaaactgtcttttaaaattattgaaaagaaagaaagaatttttttttacaactttgAGTGCATCGCGAAGTTTATTGCCCCTTCTTGCAGAATATCTTCACGCTCTGCGTCACTTCATCCATTCATAAGAATGCCACTCAAATTTCCCACAAGTAGCCACTGAAGATTCTCTCACTCTTGTGTTTTTTTGCATCTCCAAGGGAATACCCAAATATTAATCACTCAATGAATCAAAATCATCGAATTGCAAGGAAAATTTAAGTGCAAAAGTTAGGTTGAGAAAATCATTTTGCAAAGGGCATGGAAAACAAAAATGTCCGCCAGGACTAGAGGATCCTTTTGAGGAAAACCCATAAATTGcgacaaaataataaatattctgCTTACCATTTTATCGAGAAGTTAATCAGGAACTTTTTATCTTACACACTTCACTTAAAATCTTActgaaaagcataatttttaattttttttttattagaaaaaatccACTAacgtgatttttttattctcacACTGCGTGGGCTACTGTGTGATCGTTGTAAATAATTACGAAGTCAGTCGCAGATGGCTTTGAATTAATTCCGCTACGTGGCAGTAGTATCGGCGAAAACAAAAAAGTCTCATGTCGGTGTGACTTTGGgggaggattttttttgtgaatttttagcAATTTAGGCTCAAACAAGGAGGAAAAACCTTGCAAAAAGTATGACAAAGTATTTAGAGACAATTTTCTATTTAGTACTTACGGCCATTGTGTGTAATATTGGCGTAACAGAGGGTGAGGATAGTTGCACAGCCGTGGTGTGCTGTGATTGGTCGTTGGGAATTTTCCTTGGATAATTATTTGTTttccttttctttctattttctaGGTGCCCGGGCTCAGTATGTGACATGTGGATCCGTTCTCAAGCTCCTCAATGTGGCCTACAATATGCGCCTGCATTCCCATGATGTGAAATATGGCACTGGATCGGGACAGCAATCAGTGACAGCCACGGAGATTCAGGAAGATGTAAACAGTCATTGGGTAATCAAGGCTAAGACTGGCAGACAGTGTGAACGAGGAGAGCCAGTATCTTGTGGGGATATCATCCGATTGCAGCATGTAACAACTAAGAAAAATCTCCATTCGCATCACTTCCAGAGCCCACTGAGCGGGAACCAGGAAGTCTCAGCTTATGGGGATGATCAAGGTAAGTGGCTCTTTGTATTCAGTTAGGATCAAGTGATAGTGGCTTTTGGACTCTGTCCAGGCGAAGGAGATACAGGTGATCATTGGGAGGTGATTTGTTCTGGGGAATTCTGGCGAAGGGATTCCTCAGTGAAGCTGAAACACGTGGATACCGATTCGTATCTTGCTGTTTCCGGTCGTACTTTTGGCCGACCTATCAATGGCCAAATGGAAGTGATGGCCATGTCGCAGCCTCGAAGAGAAGGCGAGTGGAAGGCAGCAGAAGGGATTTTCCTCCATGCCAATGAGGTCAAATCCCATTCTCATGCCCACACTGAATTGTAGattgtcccaaaaaaaaaaaacag is from Phlebotomus papatasi isolate M1 chromosome 1, Ppap_2.1, whole genome shotgun sequence and encodes:
- the LOC129807799 gene encoding stromal cell-derived factor 2; translation: MTKYLETIFYLVLTAIVCNIGVTEGARAQYVTCGSVLKLLNVAYNMRLHSHDVKYGTGSGQQSVTATEIQEDVNSHWVIKAKTGRQCERGEPVSCGDIIRLQHVTTKKNLHSHHFQSPLSGNQEVSAYGDDQGEGDTGDHWEVICSGEFWRRDSSVKLKHVDTDSYLAVSGRTFGRPINGQMEVMAMSQPRREGEWKAAEGIFLHANEVKSHSHAHTEL